The genomic window CCGCGCCGGTGCCGGTGGGGTCGCCGGTCTGCGCCATGAAGCCGTCAATGACGCGGTGGAACTTGATGCCGTCGTAGTAGTGGTGGCGCAGCAGGTACGCAAACGAGTTGACCGTCACGGGCGCGTCGTCGGGGAACAGTTCCACCACGATGCGGCCCTTGCTGGTTTCCAGCACGGCGCGGTACTGCTTGCCCGGCTCAATGCCGTCGCCCAGCTCGGGAGCGCTGGAGAACTTGGTCTGGCGCTCCCCGCTGAGGGCGGGCGTCTGCTGAAAGCCGTCGGCGGCGTAGATGTCCGATGAAGTCATGGGCCCATTGTAACGGGGCGGCGGTGGCTTGCCCAAGGCCGCTTTGCTCACGTGAACTCATCCGGTTCCGTGGAGGCGGCCCTGGAACACCCCACGGGCCGTGCGGCGGCGTGGGTGCCGGAGGTTACAGTCCTTCCATCACCCACTCTCCGGCGCGCATCAGCGGCTCGCGCCCACCATCTGCCGTGATGCCGTCCACGTCGGTATCGGGCGTGCCGATCATCCAGTCGACGTGAATCAGGCTGTCGTTGCCGCCTGCTGCCCGCAGCGTGTCCTCGTCCTCACCGCCCCGCACGTTGGTGGGGTAGCAGCGGCCCAGCGCGATGTGTGAGGCCGCATTCTCGTCGAACAGGGTGTTCAGGAAGAGCGTGCCGGTCTGCGCGACGGGCGCCGAGGCAGGCACCAGCGCGACCTCGCCCAGGCGGGCCGCGCCGTCGTCGGTGCCGATCAGGGCCTGCAGGGTCGCTTCTCCGGTGGCGGCGCTGACCTCCACGGCCCGGCCTCCCTCGAAGCGCACCCGGATGCCCTCGATGAGTTGCCCGCGCGCACTGAGGGCCTTGGAGGCCACCGCCACGCCGTCCACCCGCTCGCGGTGCGGCGCGGTAAAGACCTCATCGGTGGGCAGGTTGGGGACACCGTAGATGCCGTTCTTTGCCGCCTCGCCCCCACCCTGCCAGAGGTGATTGTCGGCCAGCCCCACCGTCAGGTCGGTGCCCAGCCCGTTGCGGAAATGAAGGGCGCGGTACTGCTTGTCGGTCAGCAGGGCAGTCAGGCGGCTGAGCTGCGCCAGGTGCGCGTCCCAGGCGGCCACCGGATCGGGTGCGTCGGCGCGCGTGACCTGGAAGATGTCGGTCCACAGCCGCGCCACGGCCTCATCCTCAGGCAGCCTGGGGTAGACGCGCTTTGCCCACGCCGGGGTGGCCATGGCCGCCACCGTCCAGTTGACCTGAAAGCTGCCGATGGCCTCACTGACTGCGCGGGTGGCCTGCGCCTGCAGTTTGTTGCGCCGCGCCACCCGTTCGGTATTGACGCCGGCAAGCAGCGAGGGATCGCTGCCCACGATGGAGATGAAGGCGTAGCCGTCGGCCACCATGTGCTGGCTTTCCTCGGACAGCCACGCGGGCAGGTACTCCACCGCCGCCTCTGAGCCGTCCTCGTACAACGCCAGCGCCAGATGCGGGTCGTTGTAGTTCACGCGCACGTCGGCGGCGCCGGCGCGGTAGGCCGCGCGCGCCACCAGCCGGGCCAGCTCGGCGGCCTCGACCGGCGCATTCACCAGCACCTTGCCGCCCTCGGGCACGTTGACGCCGGTGCGGACAAGCAGCTCGGCGTAGCGCGCGAGCCTGGCCTGAAACTCTGTGGAAGGAGAAGCAGCGACGGGTTGTGAAGTCATGGACCCACTGTAGAGGGTGCGGGGTCCGGGCGGAACGAACCCGGTGACCGGCCTGGGCGCGCCCGGCGGCCCTGTCCGTCCCCGCTGTCCCGGCTACACTGCCGTATGCGCCGCCGCTGGCTGATCGGGATGGGAGTGGTCTGGACCCTGTTCACCTTCGGGCCTCTGCTGGGGGTGCTGTTCGCCCTGGCGGTGGCCGGAGCCGCCGGCTGCCCGGTGGATGAGGGCGGTGCCTATCCCTGCGTCGTGGTCGGACAGGACCTCGGCGAGCTGCTGAACGTCCTGTTCGTGCTGGGCTGGCTGGGCACGGTGACCCTGCCCCTGGGGGCCGTGGCCGCCGGAGTGGCTGGAGTGGTCTGGGCCGCCTGGGGCGTCTACCGCTGGAGGGTTCGTTCCCGGCCCTAGCCGCTTCGTTACCACTCCTCGATCTGCCGGCCGGCCTCGAAGGCCGCTGCCCCCACCGCCACCGCCAGATTCAGGCTGCGGCCCCCGCCGGGCTGCGGCAGCTTCAGGGCGGGCAATCCCTCACGCAGCCACACCGGTAATCCACGCGATTCGGGACCGAAACACAGGTAATCGCCGCGCCGGAACCCCGCGCGGGTGTGCAGCACGGTGGCGTGGGTGGAGAACGCGAACACCCGCGCGTCCGGGGGCAGAGTGTCCTGAAAGGCGGTCCAGCTGGCGTGTTCGTGCAGCGTGACGCCCTGCAGATAGTCCATCACCGCCCGCCGGAACTCGCGGTCGTGCAGGTGAAAGCCAAACGGACGGATCAGGTGCAGCTCCGCGCCCAGCACGGCGCAGGTACGGGCCACGTTGCCCACGTTGCCCGCCTTTTCCGGTTCGAACAGTACGACATGCAGCAGCGGTCCGCTCACGGCGCCGTCCTCACGAGCAGCACGGTCACCCGCACCTGGACGTGGGCCGGCGCGAGGCCCTCGGAGGTCTTGAAGCTCACGCCCACCTCGGTGTCGGGCAGGCGCAGCAATGCCGCCACGCTGCGGGCGATCTCGGCGCGCAGCGGCCCCAGTTTGGGCCGGTCCAGCGTGACCACCAGCGCCACGTTGGCGGGCGCGTACCGCCACTCGCGCACCAGCGCCAGCGCGTGGGCCAGAATCTC from Deinococcus aerophilus includes these protein-coding regions:
- a CDS encoding peptidylprolyl isomerase, translated to MTSSDIYAADGFQQTPALSGERQTKFSSAPELGDGIEPGKQYRAVLETSKGRIVVELFPDDAPVTVNSFAYLLRHHYYDGIKFHRVIDGFMAQTGDPTGTGAGGPGYKFEDEFGSSHRHSGKGVLSMANAGPGTNGSQFFITFTATPHLDGRHTVFGKVVEGLDVLDRLTRIQPGMPGTPDVIERAYLVEK
- a CDS encoding aminopeptidase, with product MTSQPVAASPSTEFQARLARYAELLVRTGVNVPEGGKVLVNAPVEAAELARLVARAAYRAGAADVRVNYNDPHLALALYEDGSEAAVEYLPAWLSEESQHMVADGYAFISIVGSDPSLLAGVNTERVARRNKLQAQATRAVSEAIGSFQVNWTVAAMATPAWAKRVYPRLPEDEAVARLWTDIFQVTRADAPDPVAAWDAHLAQLSRLTALLTDKQYRALHFRNGLGTDLTVGLADNHLWQGGGEAAKNGIYGVPNLPTDEVFTAPHRERVDGVAVASKALSARGQLIEGIRVRFEGGRAVEVSAATGEATLQALIGTDDGAARLGEVALVPASAPVAQTGTLFLNTLFDENAASHIALGRCYPTNVRGGEDEDTLRAAGGNDSLIHVDWMIGTPDTDVDGITADGGREPLMRAGEWVMEGL
- a CDS encoding tRNA (cytidine(34)-2'-O)-methyltransferase, which produces MSGPLLHVVLFEPEKAGNVGNVARTCAVLGAELHLIRPFGFHLHDREFRRAVMDYLQGVTLHEHASWTAFQDTLPPDARVFAFSTHATVLHTRAGFRRGDYLCFGPESRGLPVWLREGLPALKLPQPGGGRSLNLAVAVGAAAFEAGRQIEEW
- the ispF gene encoding 2-C-methyl-D-erythritol 2,4-cyclodiphosphate synthase — translated: MTSSPLPYRIGYGEDAHRLAPGLPLILGGVPIAQAEHGAVAHSDGDAVLHAVADALLSGLALGDIGQYYPDTDPAHAGISSREILAHALALVREWRYAPANVALVVTLDRPKLGPLRAEIARSVAALLRLPDTEVGVSFKTSEGLAPAHVQVRVTVLLVRTAP